In Podospora pseudoanserina strain CBS 124.78 chromosome 5, whole genome shotgun sequence, a single window of DNA contains:
- a CDS encoding hypothetical protein (EggNog:ENOG503NYSU) — protein MATFSAVLFLLFLGFVFGEDDKIGWQPEPNGRGTFSLVFSCVVTLTLCVFSALHLNVPPESHSNSLRLQFLDKAKWVVYGIFAPEVVVATAAAQFIVATWLKGQIEIDVKSRGGNGQVWDVGQCFFAVMGGFVADLPESAGMDVDGKPRRVTVTAEGIRLLSFLGDLPTIQESQIRDKSKADWLAKSIVCFQAGWMVIQVIGRATKHLPISLLEINTCGHVACALGIYLLWWHKPLDILVPTLLPVDERRSEALALMHLCSPETSGVDEHGIMDIRCFVHVVEDEDDERIWRLPESYPSPALSSPDQTPALVSQTSRQELSELRTHLSIGSPGSRNPAAFLGFGQLWSETDTATAESKRPPNARNTSYRYQFNLNAPLVSPQCLDYFKPPYDTFSMRHSRYCRRGFPDAQKPPSSTDPTAQTRPLIPPPLLQTASHAADRLRTLCSSRPDYQPYYFTLGFGPKLAHFFGEADYLAPHIVNFPSLHKLSLGQVNIHRDRLRAVLAATAAAYGALHCSAGFNNFETFSFVAEAERILWIVSALTITASGVVLWGFFSARQCWPGFDGWVSGVNPSMPITLTGKDGKGRGKLVRWGRRLGVYVVLGALWLRGCIWLWRLL, from the coding sequence ATGGCAACATTTAGCGCCGTGCTatttctcctcttcttgggcttcgtctttggagaggatgacAAAATAGGCTGGCAGCCTGAACCCAATGGGCGGGGTACCTTCTCTCTTGTCTTTTCATGTGTCGTTACCCTCACACTTTGCGTCTTCTCAGCACTCCACCTCAACGTACCACCCGAGTCTCACAGTAACAGCCTTCGGCTTCAGTTTCTTGACAAGGCGAAATGGGTCGTCTACGGAATCTTCGCGCctgaggtggttgtggctacagcagcagcgcagTTCATTGTCGCTACCTGGCTGAAGGGGCAAATCGAAATTGATGTCAAGAGTCGGGGTGGTAACGGGCAAGTCTGGGATGTTGGGCAGTGCTTCTTTGCCGTTATGGGCGGCTTTGTGGCTGATCTCCCTGAGTCTGCTGGGATGGATGTCGATGGAAAGCCGAGGCGAGTGACTGTTACCGCTGAGGGTATCAGACTGTTGTCGTTCTTGGGGGATCTGCCTACCATTCAAGAGTCTCAGATTAGGGATAAGAGCAAGGCAGATTGGCTGGCAAAGAGCATTGTTTGTTTCCAGGCTGGGTGGATGGTGATTCAGGTGATTGGTCGAGCGACAAAGCATCTGCCAATATCTTTGTTGGAGATCAACACCTGCGGGCATGTTGCTTGTGCGCTGGGTATCTACCTGCTGTGGTGGCACAAGCCCTTGGATATTCTGGTGCCGACGTTGCTCCCAGTTGATGAGAGAAGGAGCGAGGCGCTGGCGCTCATGCACCTCTGCTCGCCAGAGACAAGTGGCGTGGATGAGCATGGAATCATGGACATCAGGTGCTTTGTGCATGTGGTggaagacgaagatgatgaaaggATTTGGAGACTGCCAGAGAGTTATCCATCGCCAGCACTTTCCTCGCCAGATCAAACACCCGCACTTGTCTCGCAGACTTCCCGTCAAGAGCTGTCAGAACTGAGaacccacctctccatcgGGTCCCCTGGCTCCAGGAACCCAGCTGCCTTCCTCGGCTTTGGTCAGCTCTGGTCCGAAACCGACACGGCCACAGCTGAGAGCAAGAGACCACCAAATGCAAGAAACACCAGTTATCGCTACCAATTCAACCTGAACGCACCCCTGGTCTCCCCTCAATGCCTCGATTACTTCAAGCCTCCATACGACACCTTCTCCATGCGACACAGCCGCTACTGCCGCCGTGGCTTCCCCGATGCTCAaaaacctccctcctccaccgaccCTACCGCGCAAACTCGACCATtaatcccccctcccctcctccaaaccgCCTCCCACGCCGCCGACCGCCTACGcaccctctgctcctcccgtCCCGACTACCAGCCCTACTACTTCACCCTCGGCTTCGGCCCCAAACTAGCCCACTTCTTCGGCGAGGCAGATTACCTCGCCCCTCACATAGTCAACTTCCCCTCTCTCCATAAACTCTCCCTTGGCCAAGTCAACATCCACCGTGACCGCCTCCGTGCCGTACTCGCTGCCACAGCCGCAGCTTATGGAGCGCTGCATTGCTCAGCGGGCTTCAACAATTTCGAGACGTTTAGCTTTGTtgcagaggcagagaggaTACTGTGGATTGTTTCTGCGTTGACGATAACGGCTTcgggtgtggtgttgtggggtTTTTTCTCTGCGAGGCAGTGCTGGCCTGGGTTTGATGGGTGGGTTTCGGGGGTTAATCCTTCTATGCCGATTACTTTGACGGGGAAAGATGGCAAGGGGCGGGGGAAATTGGTGAGGTGGGGacggaggttgggggtgtatgtggttttgggggcTTTGTGGTTGCGAGGGTGTATTTGGTTGTGGAGGCTTTTgtga